The Dreissena polymorpha isolate Duluth1 chromosome 2, UMN_Dpol_1.0, whole genome shotgun sequence nucleotide sequence tttattattcaaatagaATGCATCCTTATTATTGGGTTTCAGACAGTAATAGTAGTATACGGAATACGCTATCAAgctattaatgttgttttatagctgaATACAACggtcaatataaattaaacatacaTGCATATATTAATAACACTTTTTCTCAAAGATTATAATTAACTTAGAATTTTTATTTGGAATGAAAAGATCGTCGACAGGATACTTTTAAAGTTCAAACAAATTAACCACAACTGCTAAACACATGTTTATTACATCAACAAGtgcaattttatcaaaatattatcaCTTTTAACatgatacataaaatataaaataaagaacTACGCAATCAATACCAACATGTGAAGAAAACGAAGAtaagcaaaatgaaaaaaaaaacattaccggtaaataacattgaaaatactttacaaaagaaacgtagatattacatgtacatgaattTCGATTGCTTTGAGTCATATATTCGCTTCATACgtagtttttttttttgggggggggcggtaaataacatttattcgccaatatgcaaaacattaaaaataaagcatCAATTAAATAAACCTTAAATACAGTACAAGCAATCATGTAACGATCATGCAAGACAAGTTTATAACAATTATGACAATAGACAAGCACAAATAGTTAGGGAGGTTAGTCAATAGAACAAAATAATCCACTATATTCCCACATAACACGTGCTtgaaaaatgatttatttaataaCTGCGCAAATGCTAGCATGCAGTTGCTTAGTAGACTACGacgtaaatgttttttttgtctACACAGATGAATAAAGTTTTTTATTTCAAGACAATTACAAAATGACGAAATTCactataaatgttttatatcagAAGTGATATCATGTAATGAAACTTGTATGGCATTACAGTTCCAAAACAGGTGGTCATGTTTCTGTCTGACAGAACGTGCATTTGTCTGAGTCGCATATCATTGTGTTTGCCAAATTATTTGTTTCTAGTATATTCTGAGTAAGTCCTACTAGGACTCATGGACTGTATGAACATTTTGTGGTTTTTAATCCGATGCATGCAAAGTTTATAGTTATGTGCAAACTTAAAGGCTTAATATATACCGAAAAGATATGACCACACCATTCATCATTAATTTGTGCTATGTTCTTCAGTTTAAGCGGATAAAGTGTTATTATATAGCATGTACAACTCCTTTAAATCGTCGAAAGTGTTCACATGCGATAAATTTGTGTTTGAATTCCGTTTAATTTACAAATGGTTCATTGTATGCCATGATGCCATTGCCAAATGTTATTCCTTTGTGATACCATCTTTGAACATAAAACGCTCGCTGTCCAATTAATAACGAAAAAAGTGTCGGAAGTTCTTGAAATGTGGTGTTATTTTCTATAAATCAGTATTTAAAATGGTCAAGTTGTATTATGTAACCTGAACTGTACTTACTTTGGTTGAAAATGTCTGAAGGCAAACCTTCCATGGTGACAGCGGCTTATCAAAAATGATAAAGTAAGATATGTGTTCTAAAACTAGTAATAAAACGAGCTAAAAAAATAgatgattttattattttgttaatgtattCGTTTCTTTGTTTTTGCGGTatatgttgtagtttttttccACTAGCACGCTACAACTAATTTATGTATTTCGATCataatttatgaataaattaaatcTACGCAGCTAATGTCTTTTGATTGTTATTTGTTTACAGTGACTACCGGTATACAATGATCGAATTGCGTgtccaaaatatgttaaattataagTGAGTTCTCCATTAAATAAACTACATTGTAGTACGTTTTCCATCATGTGGTGGTCGACGTCAAACTTGTGGTTCAAATGGGATTAGTGAACTGCAAATGCAATTATCTAAAAAATTATGGTTAAAAAACGTTGGCAATCAtaatacacacaaaaacaaaaattgcGGACAAAACAATCAGCAAGATATCACACATTAAACGACTTTTGTTCTCAGACTTTTTTTTGTTCTCGAACTCGTTTTTGTTCTCAGACTCGTTTTTGTTCTCAGACTTGTTTTTGTTCTCAGACTCGTTTTTGTTCTCAGACTTGATTTTGTTCTCAGACTCGTTTTTGTTCGCAGACTCGTTTTTGTTCTCAGACTCGTTTTTGTTTTCCAACATCACACGGTGTTGCACAAGGCTTATGAAGACAATCATACCGTGGTAAATCGAAAGAGCAAAAAGGCATTTAGACGCGCGAGGTGTGTCTTCTGAATTTTTGAGAATTTCGGATGCGACCCTGGTAAGGCACACGCCAAATGTTAAAAATAACGTACTGGCAAAGCTGATTCGGTCGCCTTTGTCCGCGGGTAGCAGGAAGGTAAAGGGACCCAGGATCGAGACGACGATTATCGGACCGAAAATGTGGATCATGTAGTAGCTTAGTCTACGTTCGAGTACAAGCTTGAATTCAACCGCACCAGGTTCGTGCTCACTAAATACCGtaaaatagaaaacaatatttaacgtattttttTATCTCTGAACCAGCAGTGTTTGTGAAGTGATTATACGGTCAATTCTTAAAGCAAATACTACACTTCTAAGTGTATTATTGATGTCACATACGTTCTGCATTTTCGAGCTTAGTAAGAaccttaaacgaaaaatacttaCACTGTAGAACTGGATTTTAAATGCCATGCGCTGTTATGTTGATAATACGTAAGCTCTACGCCATCTTCACTTCTCAATAACTTCAATTGCGATTCGGGATAACACGCCGACTCAAAGAACAGACTACAGGTCTGCGTATCGTGTGGGAATTTGTAGGTGTTTACGGAACACTGTGAGTCCAGTGCCTACAAATAAAATATGGAAAGCGATTATGTAtacaataacatgtatttaaagaTCCATACACACTGCCCGATACTATTATGCTATAGAAAAACTTCTAACAACAGACAGTGCCATACGAAGGTTGCTTACAATAAGAAGACCCTAAAACGAGTAAAATTGGTGTACAAACGTAAAATACTAACATTCTGCAACTTTAAGCATATAAAAATTAATTCACAATGTCATCTTGTGTCGTTTTACGGATGATCTCGAGTCAAgatcggattcattcggtttATTCATTcgttaatttgcataatttggagCGCACTTGCCTGTGCTTTTGGTCGGCGCACTTTTATAATAGATAACGGGCAATTTCAAAATCATGCGAAAACCCCATTCTTTCCTTGACGCATTTCCATTCAATTATGTATTGCACCACATACTCTTTCATTTGTGCACACTCTCTTTCCTTTTCTTTCATGATGAATCGCTAAAAACAGGACGTCCTTGCTTGAGCTCCGCTAATTTATAACGTAAAgattattcatgagaactacatcATACCGCCGAAGCTGTCCGAAGTCAATCTCGCGTCCGCTCgtaaatttaaatggaatatattgtccaacaaaaaaataaaaacgagcatttttatCTCGTTTAATTAATGTTGCCAGACAAAATCTAGCTGAAAGTTTGGCAATTGCTCTAAGGAACACGGATTTTGTTTGGGTTAACTTGATTTTACGAAGTATTcatgattttgagtgttaatggatcattaaagtttaaacatatcTATAAATTGAAATCATGTCAGCATACATGAATACacacatttaataaacacatttatttctagAAGCAAATCAAGTTTTATAGTAAAAAGAACACATTGATTTACAAACTTCTTCCTCCGCTCTAAAATGAAAGATTTGTACTTTGTTTAGATGTTACAATTGCTAAATATGTCACATGAAAAAGACTTAcctaaaaaacaacaatgacacATTATTGTAATTATACATCAATAGTGCATATCGGCTCGTACGTGTTTGGAAATATTGACAGGAAAACAGATAATCTTTTCAAAATACTTTAATCTTTGTATTAACTATACAGCGTTTCATGTAAGTGCTTTACGAAATAGTGCATTTGGCGGATTGTGGTTTTCCAAGTCTTCTTTATGTAGTTTCAAGAAAATGAGAACTTCGCAAATTCAGGTtttaatacaaacaaatgttacaCATAAAGGCGCAGGCCTATTAATGACCATGATGGTAATGTGTTAATAAACTTTTCCTAAATGATGATTGGCGGAGAAATGGTCATATAAGACTTTTTGAGGGGTGACCATATTTATAAGTGACCGCAAGTTAAGAATTTTAATAAGGGACATACTTTCAAATACCATTAACGATAacgcaaataaaaatatataaaaagaccAAACAGTGAGAAAGTATCTGTTTCGTTTCGTCACACATTGCACTGCATGGTTAATTACGAATAGTAAGCATATATATACTTGAATGGGGAACCAGCTGACGTTGCCATCATTCGACACCCATAGAGATAGGTCGGCAGATCCAAATCCCGTGAAGGATTTGTACGAGTTATTCAGACGTAGATCTGGCTTCCAAATATCATCTTGTGGCTGAAAAAAACCTCTGTTTACGTCCATTCAAAAgataattattaaacatttagTCATATTTACTAGACTCTTTAGAAACGTTTAAGGAAACGCTGTAATAGCAAGATTAacttcaaatttatttaacgctcACTTGAAGTTTTTTAACCTTACTTGTGTGTACATGGAcaattattttagaatatttgCTTAAAGAAGTGTACTTTATGTCTTGTGTCATGATAATAGACCGTGCATCCGTGTTCCAAAACTACCGAACTATAAAAAACGCCGTTAAACAAGCATACAGTGTGTATTTCATAACAGGATAAcatgatttaaatgtgtcaacaatTAAGAACAACTTTTGGAAAACTAAGGCTTTAACACATTAGCGCATCAATCCCAACATGTCCTTGCCATACATATATAAAGGCATACCCAAGTATGCTATAAACGGCCAAAAGCGGTCAAATAACGGTCAATTTATCGGCCGAATATCTCAAAACGATATTGTATTTAAAAAGCGAATAAGTTTTTGCAAGGTGAAACTATATCGTGCTGACATAGTTCTAAGTTTGACATAGGTCCGGTATTGTttgcattaaaggggccgtccaacgttttggtaaattgtcaaaattaaaaaaagttgtttcagattcgcaaatttttgttttagttatgatatttttgagaaaatagtaatactgaccgtttaccatgctcttaaatatctattatacgcatcttttgatgatttgaaaacatgaaaattaaaggcgtcgtgcgacgcgaaacgattgaataatttggaaagttctgttgttgtcgttttattttgggatactacgaggattgcttatataggtaaaaatacatccgctccaAGCATGAGCAtcgatggtcgagtggtctaggcggaagactttttactccaggactccaggggtcagtggttccagccctgttgagggttaccttttttcccttttttaaattgtattcttgttttgtttactggagatttttagttcaaatgtttaaatttatcaatataaagcatttaatgacaagcttcaatacatgccaaaaactgttggacggcccctttaactgtATCATAACGATATCGTTTGGGGATGTTCGGCAGATATAGTTGCCAATATTAGACCGATATACGTACCAATAGAATGCAGTGAATATGTCAAAGTATACACGCTCTCCAAATGAAATTAGGCAAATGATGCATGTATCTACATAATGATAACTCATGAATTTATACAGGGGAAAATGAAACCTGTTTTGTTTGTAGTTAAATTAAAAGAAACGACTagctttgtttaatttttacaaCTCGTGAAGAAGAACTACccttattttttattacaattgaaACAATACATATCAATACAAATCAAATATGCAAATAATTCACTATCTAGTTGTAGTTTTTACTAAAaacttaacataaaataattgatgtattttacattattgatAACACATAATAACCACATGTATGACAATTGAAGGCTCCACATGGAATGATTTATGTTTCGTTGCGGGGTAgccaaaacaaacaattaatattctgaaaataacCTCAGAAATGTCTGTTCGAAACCAAATTGAATTATTGTGTAATGATTTTTGGTTTAAAGATTTATAAAAATGCTATATACAAAATGAACATATCTCTATATACATCACAAATTACTAGCGGTCTGGGTACATTAAACGTCTAACGAGAAAAGAACCAAGTCTTGCTTGGTAGACTATATTTTGCATTTGGTCTGGcggttttgtgttgatttatgGGTCGAGTGTAAGTCGTATATAATTAGTACAATGTCAAACACCTTCCTTAATAGGATGTGGTACTTACAAAAAGCATTTCCTCTATGCCGCCGTATTCGTCTTTTTCCCAAGCAAGTAACTCGTCTTGCCAATGAACCAGTAGTTGAACGGAAGTGGATAATGCCTCCTTCGGTTGATCGAAATCTTGTATACCTGAATAATCGACGACAATTGTCAGCTAACATAAACATCCAAATGGGATGACCTCTTTTCGTTATATTTTGCAGAAATCTTCAGCTAATACCAATAGCTTATTATGCATAGTACCTCATCCATTATAAATCGCAAATATGAGTTATACGAGTAATAGTAACATGTGTATACAGTGAACATTACACATATAAAACATACTTACTATACAGAATTAAACCAAGTTTTACTTCTATAGCGTTTGTTTGATTCTTCAATGGTCGGATCCTTTTGTTATAATTAGTAGAATTTGCTCTGGCAAGCAGTCTGTTAACATCGTCTACTGTTGAGGTGCCCATGGGGACCACAAAGTATACACACAAAACCAAAAGAGTAAGTCTCATCTCTTGCAGTAGAAAGATCAACACTAACGCTACATGATATCTACGCCAGTTTTATTATCATTGAGGCCAAGCAAATTATACTTATGGTGCAATGTGCTTGATAGTTAAATTGCGAATCTTGTTGATATATCTTATTTTATCCTAGTGATTTTGAAGAGTAATTGGGCTATTCTATTGCCTTCATAGTAATTTACTGATCTTGACAATACAAAATACCGGCGCATCCTAGCTGTATTTCAACCGTTTACTTCCAAACTCCTTTTAAAGATTAACATTTACAATGATTGCATCATTCTTACCAAAGTCAGTATATAGTTTAAGTAAACCTTTTTATGTACATTATTAATCATGCGAAATGCTCAATCGTATGTTCCCTCTATATGTCCAACAACATGTATAGGATCTTGACCTGTATACTCGATAGAAAGTAAAGGTATTTCAGTTGATTTCACTGCAGTTCCTACAACTTAAATATTCTTGTTTACGCCATGACATAATCAACACTATGTATTAAGAGTCATTTAAAAGCTGTAATCTTGTTTTTCCAGAAGATATGAATATTCGTATGAAAATATTTCTAatgtcatatttttaatatttttggtTTGGTTTACTGTACATTATTTGCGAATAACTCAATTTATCAAGATTAATATAAATTAAGAGCATCAAACAAGTTTTGTTAATCAATTTTGCAGAAGTAATGTACAACGATGTTTTGCTTCTGttaataattatacatatatgtgaCCTTGTTGCTATATTTGTTGATCTTACAAATAAAAGTGAGGCTACTGAATATGTCGTTTAAAAAACCAGATTAAATCTTTTACTGGTCTTTTAATGGTATGGTACGTGTGGCATGCACAGCTCGATCTGTGCAGACATCTTATGGAGACACCTTTATCTTTACTATAAATGCTTGAGGTAAATGTGCAACTTCAATAATCTTAGGTATGACATTTCAAGATAACTCTATTAAAATGATAACATAAATGAAGTACGATGTCATTGAGATTTGAGCTAAGGGCGCATGCTTATATCTTGACACGCTGTCTTTACACACAGCGATCATGTGTGGCGTCGTGAAGGAAATACGCATGATCATGACGTTCAGTACATACGGACTTACAAAAAGACATCTGCACTGCTGGATGTCTCCTTTTTGTAAAGGGGCAAAAGTTATCCGTGAATTTGAgagaataaaatgttttaaaatataaattgtatttcgtAGCATGTGTTCTAGaaccttttatttttaaatttttaaattttaaaatcagCGAATAATTCATGGAgaataagttggttcctttttccgtttttgaataaggaataaggataAGTTCGTTATTCGTTattcaagcttaacatatttgatacagggttttaaagaaaataacgCATATATTTCTTaagcaaattaaaacaaaatacctcgaatgcatttactttatgtattacgttacatattaatgtttcttcttcgcgcttgcataggatttcttgtttaaaccaaaccgatattttctaatacGAATACTTACTTCGCATCAACAAAAAACtaaagcatataacattattttacattgtcaaataatgatgagaaattgggtgaaatatctGGGTTTTCTttttgtacgaaatattgacaagtatatcagtagcgagtatgcattgacaacaaaggggttacaatgctgttgacacaagccttaggctgtatttgcattatttattatttgtaccacaattTGTATAGGATCTTGACCTGTATACTCGATAGAAAGTAAAGGTATTTCAGTTGATTTCACTGCAGTTCCTACAACTTAAATATTCTTGTTTACGCCATGACATAATCAACACTATGTATTAAGAGTCATTTAAAAGCTGTAATCTTGTTTTTCCAGAAGATATGAATATTCGTATGAAAATATTTCTAatgtcatatttttaatatttttggtTTGGTTTACTGTACATTATTTGCGAATAACTCAATTTATCAAGATTAATATAAATTAAGAGCATCAAACAAGTTTTGTTAATCAATTTTGCAGAAGTAATGTACAACGATGTTTTGCTTCTGttaataattatacatatatgtgaCCTTGTTGCTATATTTGTTGATCTTACAAATAAAAGTGAGGCTACTGAATATGTCGTTTAAAAAACCAGATTAAATCTTTTACTGGTCTTTTAATGGTATGGTACGTGTGGCATGCACAGCTCGATCTGTGCAGACATCTTATGGAGACACCTTTATCTTTACTATAAATGCTTGAGGTAAATGTGCAACTTCAATAATCTTAGGTATGACATTTCAAGATAACTCTATTAAAATGATAACATAAATGAAGTACGATGTCATTGAGATTTGAGCTAAGGGCGCATGCTTATATCTTGACACGCTGTCTTTACACACAGCGATCATGTGTGGCGTCGTGAAGGAAATACGCATGATCATGACGTTCAGTACATACGGACTTACAAAAAGACATCTGCACTGCTGGATGTCTCCTTTTTGTAAAGGGGCAAAAGTTATCCGTGAATTTGAgagaataaaatgttttaaaatataaattgtatttcgtAGCATGTGTTCTAGAacctttcatttttaaatttttaaattttaaaatcagCGAATAATTCATGGAgaataagttggttcctttttccgtttttgaataaggaataaggataAGTTCGTTATTCGTTattcaagcttaacatatttgatacagggttttaaagaaaataacgCATATATTTCTTaagcaaattaaaacaaaatacctcgaatgcatttactttatgtattacgttacatattaatgtttcttcttcgcgcttgcataggatttcttgtttaaaccaaaccgatattttctaatacGAATACTTACTTCGCATCAACAAAAAACtaaagcatataacattattttacattgtcaaataatgatgagaaattgggtgaaatatctGGGTTTTCTttttgtacgaaatattgacaagtatatcagtagcgagtatgcattgacaacaaaggggttacaatgctgttgacacaagccttaggctgtatttgcattatttattatttgtaccacaacgctcattaacctgtgcatacttgaatagtgacttctccagattgtaattcagccaattagaaataaatacacatagaacactgaccaatgggatagataactgagtttcacggggcagatgttagagggaaacaagacagttagcgtttagacttggaggtgtacggatcgagaaagatacgatcatgtagctatcagactgtatttgtataaccgaaaatattaagtatgttagacattaaattggactagaaactgatacatggtgttgttgaatattttatcctatattatgcagagaaaccgatataatagagagggaccgacttgtctcatgcgtgacacgagaaaatggtagttaatacaaatctcgtcatcttggcaattcgcgcatgacgagatatcgaatgataggctacataccggtaattttagagtaatgaacattgttagtaactatgtgtcgtctatgaattatgaacgattacgggacacaggacgttaaatggtgctcgtgaaccaaggattcgaacaaagaaatactaccacttacaattacgaagccatggaaaacaacgcgaagaaactccgtttcggcaacttctgtaaccagtaacaacaaccgtgagccgggaacaacgacatcagaccgcacatattctgcaacttccggtgagtgactgttttatttcctaacgcttgtatcaaaatggcaaatcaaataatccctgaattatttcaaaatttaaatgaacaaattaaagatgttaaaaccgccataagcactcagactatttcacaggttgtacaatcatttgatggaaattcgaaagaatttaaaaattggattaaaaatgtagaaaaatatggaacacttaccaatttagatgagaataaattaaaatttgttgcttaccaatctagtaaagggcttgttagtgattacatacatcgttttttgactgatgatccgacagggacatggactgatttaaaggaacagcttgaattaagatttgcagaaattcaagacccacaatacgctttctcattattaaagacgactaaacaaaagaccgacgaaaatgttcaaatatacgctgagcgacttttatctcttgcgactgacgcatacgaaaatattgaaggaaatttagactataaagaaaaacagtaagtagaaatttttattgacggattatcgcacgattatttgagacttaaattaatgcgcgaaaatcatgcaacgttatcaaatgctttaaaaagcgctatacctgagcaaagtgtcagagctaggtttgagttacgattacaaataaatggacttgataacattacgaccgataatattcagacagatatcgattatattaggtcatctattgtttgcacatattgcaagaaacacggtcattgtattgaaatctgtcgccgcaggcaacgcgagataagtgcatat carries:
- the LOC127869171 gene encoding acetylcholine receptor subunit gamma-like — protein: MRLTLLVLCVYFVVPMGTSTVDDVNRLLARANSTNYNKRIRPLKNQTNAIEVKLGLILYSIQDFDQPKEALSTSVQLLVHWQDELLAWEKDEYGGIEEMLFPQDDIWKPDLRLNNSYKSFTGFGSADLSLWVSNDGNVSWFPIQALDSQCSVNTYKFPHDTQTCSLFFESACYPESQLKLLRSEDGVELTYYQHNSAWHLKSSSTV